DNA sequence from the Treponema primitia ZAS-1 genome:
CGTATTTTTTGTTTATTCTTCCCAGTGATTCCATAATGTTATTTTCTTGCGTATTTTCAATCGTGGGAGAAAGTATTAAATTTTTGCCGTCGGTACTTAATTCAAAAGTTGTTTCATTGGTTATATTCAACATTTCCAAGATAGGCTTATCAATAACCAAAGCAACGCTATTCCCATGTTGTATGAGTCTTTTAACCATATAATTTACCCTCCAATGAAATTTTCCAACCGATTGTATATTTTTTTATACAACATCCTGTTTATATTGTATACACAATATATGTACTTGTCAACTACTTTTTTTAATATTTTACAAACCAGGTTTGCGGTATGTCGCATAACGTTCCGGCTGTATATGAAGTTTTTTATCGCGCCACAAAAAATTTGTCGAAGTGAGCCGTGGGAATGGAGCGTAGCGGAATGACCTAGGCGAACGGAGACCGAGGGGCTTTAGCCCCGAAGCATATACAGACCTGTTATACGAAGTACCCCCGTACTTTTTCAAATTATCTTTTCAAAATCTATATTTCTATAATATTTACTCTCTTTACTTATTTTTAATTCTTCTATGTCAAATATTTTATTCCCAATATTTTTCTTTATAATATTTTCAAATTGTGGTTTTAATGATTTTAAGTCTTTTGTAATAATTTCAAATACTATTACTAAGTCAATTCCAACATAGTCATGTACAACTCTATTCCGAAAGTCTTTAATTTGCTGCCATTCTATTTTGGGAAATTCCTGTTTTAATGTATTGCTTATTTTTGAAGCATTTTCACCGATATTTGCCAATAATGTCAATGAAGCATTTAAATTTAATTGTTCATTAAGTTCAAATAATTCCTCGGCGTCTTTTACCGTTTCTGTATATTTCCATATTTTCCCAATGTATTCCAGAATATTCAGAAGGTACAACAGATCATTTTTTTCATTGGGTAACATATTTCATATCCTTCTGTGCTCGGTATAAAACGATCGGATTTGCATATTTTTT
Encoded proteins:
- a CDS encoding DUF86 domain-containing protein produces the protein MLPNEKNDLLYLLNILEYIGKIWKYTETVKDAEELFELNEQLNLNASLTLLANIGENASKISNTLKQEFPKIEWQQIKDFRNRVVHDYVGIDLVIVFEIITKDLKSLKPQFENIIKKNIGNKIFDIEELKISKESKYYRNIDFEKII